DNA sequence from the Plodia interpunctella isolate USDA-ARS_2022_Savannah chromosome 12, ilPloInte3.2, whole genome shotgun sequence genome:
caaaactaaaattttgaatgaaaattattatttgaaccAAGATTGTAAGGTGTGTTCTCTCTCTTACCTTCCCGCTAGTTTTCCTCTATAGATATACGTCTCTCACATCTAAAGAGTCCGATCAAATTTTTACCAAGATCTGCCTCTGCTctgttattgtaataattgcaTTGTTAGCTCGGATCGGATAATAATTCGATGAACATGCTACGTtcatcgaaaaaaatatatatggatcaatgtctttttatttttttgtgccACGGCAAAAGATGGAGCCATAACACTTAAAACTTAAATGGAGATCGCAATCACATGTagataatgtataaataagggagaaaataaaattattattgaaacacaagaaaagaaagaagaatgattttgccaacgtctgTCTCACCTTTGTCAATTGTTGGACACGAAATGTCCTCGACTTTTTTGCAAACGTATGGTTTTGGCAATTCGTCGCTACATAGATCAACGTTGAGTGATCCATTTGCTATATCCATGGCAGTGCATAAGTTACTGCCTTTCAGATTATCCTCGTTAAACAAGGGCGTCGGTGTGGAAACacctagaaaaatatttaacctgtaatttcaattttgcATAATGCGTTTACGATCAGAAACATACGTGTACATCTAGACGTTGTAGGTAATGtttgcaaaaataatacatttccatagttgcatacatataaaaaaaatattatatttgcagCTCGTTTGaaaaagacatattttttacagacaCCGGGACAGTTTAAAAATTTCTTGTATATACATCTCACCATCAATAGTAATGAACTCATCGATTCCCTCATTCCTTATACCCACGAATATATCTGTAACATTTTCGTTGGTAAGGCCTTTTGAttcaattagtttatttacgATCTTCCATTCTTCTGGTGCCTTGGGATAGAAAAGCTGTGAGCCTTCTTTTTCGCATGCGAAGAATGCAGTGTCCCAGGCTAAACCAGTGATGTCATAATGCAGTTTGTAAAATGCATCAAACTCTGCGATATACGTGTAATCTTTTCTATAAAACGGGACTTGACGACACGCCGATAGGGATATACctgaaaaatatcgtttttagtctaaaaagaatataatctgaattGGCCGTATTCTGatacaaaattaagttaagATTTCGAATTTGTGAACGTTCCAAATTGCTTGCCGATGAAAGGTCTGATTATCTTTAATgcgataaaaatgtgtttcacaagtgttgaGCTATCTGGCCAATTACATCAGATTAATCTAGCAGTTATTTTGCTCAGATTacagtataataatttatctggAAGATTTGGAGtactgtttcaccactttacACACAGtctggtatttttatttctcaagaCTGTGTCTTTAgacctaaaaaatattttttaattattaattagacttatacaaaatttgtatCCTAAGAaggaaaaataacttttacacGCAATATAATCGCAATAGACTTACCCAAACAAagagcaaatatttttatcaacatgACTGCGTCAGTTAcgagtatgaaaataattacaaatgataaaataatctaattgAAACATGTACTATgctatttattactatatattaatatactatagtataatgaactaagtatttattttaaaaggtaCTAGCGCCCCGCACCCCGCAAACCCCACAAGGGGTAATTATCACAATTCCGGGcttgcaaattcaaattttttattttaatcattcataacattattaatgtttcaaatttacttaggtatacattataatcaGCTAGTTGACGCCTGTATCTTCCATGAAAAATATCAGTTTATTGAGCTTTGAAATGGTGAAAGGACATTTTGCGTCAAAAGTTACTTTggtttaatgaaaaaaagaaagtaagaCAAGAAAAATGTAGTTGTATAAAACATGAATACATACTAATTGGTGTTAAAAGTAAATGATTCACAGACTGACTAGAGTATGTAATACATAGTAGCGTCAATGATAATTATTGCTAGAGATAGGAACCTACGCGAAAgcgtttcatttttaaatgtgaacCATCTGTATAGTACAATATTACTTATTCTATTCTGCATAATTACTCTTTTATCTACATACTATATTAACTTTGTCAGAGACAGAATTACTCAATAAAACTTAAGTCGGGTATTAATCGCAAATAAATGGTGttacagtttaatttttaattacaagcTTCAAGTTGTGTTAtccacatatatttttttaatacttacatttttaagaaCACTAGAACACTAGCACCACCTACTTAACAAAGCGCCATTGACTTTTTGGCCGAATTctacgggaatcgcgtactttcgaGATAAAGAAGTATCCTATATGTTAATCCAAGATATCAGCTTCCTCAATACTaaatttcgttaaaatttACCAACTGTTTGAGCGTGACGAAGTAACATTAacactcacaaactttcgctgTTATTAGTGGGATAGTTTTAACcttcaatgattttattagtCCACGTGGTGTGTAGTTTTGTCCTATAATTGGACCGCTCCGCCCGTGAGAATTGTACAAGGCGATTAAGGGGAACATaaccttggcagctgataggcaatcatagcatttccaaggagggttaacgtTAGGCAAGCTAGCCTGCTATTTAATCACATTCACTTCATCTAAGTACACTGACCCTGAGTTTCACGACGTCACATCCTCAAAGTAAACGGGCAAAGATTATGagagatattttattgttatacttGGCACTTATTATCCCATGGGGGACGAAAAATTGGAGTATTGCTAAAGCGAGTGTCTCAGAGGACGCAGAATCTTTGTTTGAAACATCAATAGAATTTTGTggagttttataattttatttctatcaattgttaatttatatgcgtcactagcggcccgtccagGTTTCGCtcgaataaaaacataataaattatacctctaaagcttcctcaagaatcactctaactattggtgaaaaccgcatgaaaatccgtggaGTAGtaattgagtttatcgcgaacagacagacagacgcgatagaggactttgttttataaaacttataaggATACACGTTCTTGGTTATTCTAGAATATATGTTTAATCCCCATTCATCATAAGGGCCGTGCTAGGAATGTGAAAACGTTCTGCCACgttcttattatatatactagcttttgtccgcagcttcgcccgcattCATTTCGTGCTAAGTTACGAGCGGACCgaaacttattattgtcaatatctcgggttctaagcaacgtatcgtgatgaaacctataccggATTTTAAGCTAGACTATCTGCTATAGAACTATGAAAACCATATTCAATATTAAGAAATGTCAATGCATATCTTTTCCCCGTAACCCATTGTGTTCAATTACAAACTTGACGATGTCACTATAGTTAAAACCAAACTAATTCGTGACTTGGGAGTCCTTTTCGATAATAAGATGGTACTTTCtgatcatataaattatgtcaaGAACAAAGCGTTTAAAAACCTGGGTTTTGTTTTGCGCACCTGCAGTTCCTTTGCCCATATAGCTGCtatcaaaacaatttatttcgcATATGTTAGGAGCATATTGGAATACGCGAGTCTCCTCAATATAACGTTTATATCAATCAATTAGAACgaatccaaaaataaattatcaatcaTCTCAACTATCGTGCCCGTAGACCCCATGAATCATACGAAGATAGTTGCCTTGCGCACGGTTTGCTAACCCTGGCTCAGCGGCGTACTCTCTCTGATATGTGTATTTTGTGCGATATAGCAAACAGCCGCTTAGACTATCCAGATTTGATCTCCAAGATCTGTTTTCGGGCACCTTCGACTCGCACGCGTCATACATCCCTGTTTTTTACACCACtgtgtaaaacaaagtatGCTCAAAATATGATTACCACGCGAATTTTCCATACGTACAATACTAACATTGACCCCTTTGCAAGCTCCAAGGCTAAATTTAGACACCAAGTAATCGAGGTACTTAAACaaccttaattttaatttattttgtattatattatgttagtaTGCAATAAATCTTCATTGGCATGGGGCATggcaatataatataacaatcatTTTCATAACTGGTATGTAAGTATACTTTCCCATTTAACTTCCTTCTgacttcttttgtttttctaaaatattattaagcaCACTCATTCCGCAGGATTCTGCTCGTTACATACTTATTACTGATGTCATTACATAGTCACACTTATTTCTTCACCTGTATCAATCgactatattattgtaatagtgAGAGAAACCTTTTATTGGCcttattattgaataagaatttgtattgtatctaTTTGTAAACGCTGTtggtttctttattaaataaataaataaacaatttttagaaTTGTTCCTATTATGTATGTATCCAATAATATCATGCGGAGAAAAGTAAAAGTaggaaaagtaggaaagagATGCATgcgaagccgcgtgcaaaAGCTTATATAAATTCTGAggctaatataatttaaaaataaaaaatagttaaaattaacatactgTAGAAATGAGGTCAAGGCAAAAGGTATCATGCCATTAAGATATGGACTGATgtcatttatcaaaaataattgttgtgTTGTTTGCGCcaatataatttctacttaCTTTGCAAGTGATTCCGCTAAGTGCctagtaacattttattgttaactacatgcataccaaatttcatcgaaatcgatccagcggtttagccgtgaaagcggaacagacaagctttcgcatttattatattagtatgaattttCGGCGACTGATAATTCTGCCTTTTAATGGTACGGTACCAATCAATCATAAGACTAAACAGATATAACtggaaaatacaatttataaagttaaactctattattaaattaagacTTGTTGATGTGCAttcgaaacaaaaatatacgcccaaaatatttattgaaagttTGTGGGTTTGGATTAACCCAAAGACTGACTGAGACACAGCAAGGCTTTCATTTAGTCAACTTAGGTTTTAAACTTTTACGTGAAAAACTCCTAAACAAAAACGAGGAAGCAATCTGATACGACTAAACTTTTGCTGAGCGCATTATATCAATTAGGGCATCTTATTtataatctctctctctctctctctctctctctctctctctctctctctctctctcatctgagcgttttttcctcagccgttgagcacggtcgtcggcatccctggTGTATAGGTACTCAAATCGATTAGTcgtaacttaaaaataaatgtaataaaaatatatatttcatcacACAGATACACTTATACAATCGTATTAGTAAGCATAGAAAAACCACAACCAAAACCACAGAAAAcgcataatatataatgaaataaataataaaaatgcagcCATAACTCACACACATATCACAGCAACTgtgaaaaaagttttaaatgtacctatatcgAAATCTCGTGTCGTGTATACTTGTCTCAAAACCgtttggaatatttttatgccAACGCATCGATAGCCGAAACTTCCGATCGAGTTTCGAGAGCGTTTGAAATTTTGACAGAAGTTAGCGATTAGATAAGGACAGAGTTGGATCCGATTGAAAAGTTTCCTTTTGGCGTACCCGTGAAAAGATTAGGCCCAATCTCTGCGTATTTTAATTGAGTCGAGAatcttgttattataataaacgaaaatatattctaaCTTAATACTTTACACTAAGTTGGGTGTTTAGTAACAAGTACTCGTATATGGGAATGTCTAAGTACGGTGTGTTTCTTTCGTTTCCCGATTTCTTCCTGCAGCCGTTGAGTccagagtccgctttcctactttttcgtctccacttcgcacgatcgtcggcatccctagttgacAGACCATTTGCACGTATCAAGCAAGCATATATTGGATTTTCTTATTTAGATTAAATCATtgatttagtaataaaattaataatcctATGATAAAGAGGAGAcaagttttaattatgttCTGAATCATACCTAAATAAACAGAAAGTTTTGACAGAGTTTTTTTGGAGCGGTGCATTACAAAGTTGCGCTGAAACAAGGAACTTTTCAgtgcatattttttgttatttcagcaaaatctgcatcaaaatcagttgtcAGACACTTAATATTTTACGTTTAAAGTAATGGCGGTAGTTTGatgtatgaataataaaatttgcacaGTAAATATCCATCAATTCACTGACATGGTGCGCTTTGTGCGTTTACGAATGGAAACCGTGATTAGTTGCGACTCAGAAGCGGTAGCGGGTAAGAAATCTATATAGCTCTATAGTTATCTATAACTCGAAAATTGCATATATTTGTATCGTAATTATTTTCAGCCTACAtcaacccactgctgggtataggcTCCCTTTTATTGCGATACAACCTACGGTTCTGTGCCAGTCTCATGCCAATGTCATCCCttggtatttatttcttgaatCAACGTCGCCGGCACTTCCGTAACACGAATCTAAGGACAACAATAACttataagaatttttttttgtctaatctAATGAGTTAAGTTATAGATACacttataacaaatattgtttatattgtcAGCTTTCTGGTCATTAGCAAATGGCATGACATGAATAGCAAAATATCTCAGGAAACGTCTAACGAaacttgtcatttttaattaataaaatctaactaaTCTGGATGCTTCCAAAAAGCCGACTGGTTAGAAGTTgtttagaatagaataaagTGGATAATTCCAGTACGCAAGGCTAAGATCCTCTTTAGGGTAGTGTGAGCAATAAAGTAACCAGGTTAAGTATAGATTTGgttgtttgtaatatatttattgtatatatatatattaaaaaacactTGATATACATTACAATCACAATGGTGGACTTATCCCAGCAGGGGatctcttccagccaaccgAATATCTGATAggacaaaaaattaaagggATGCATATCTGtactatttgtttgtatttatgacatgaatttatattatgacatGAATAGCAAAATATCTCAGGAAACGTCTAACGAaacttgtcatttttaattaataaaatctaactaaTCTGGATGCTTCCAAAAAGCCAACTGGTTAGAAGTTgtttagaatagaataaagTGGATAATTCCAGTACGCAAGGCTAAGATCCTCTTTAGGGTAGTGTGAGCAATAAAGTAACCAGGTTAAGTATAGATTTGgttgtttgtaatatatttattgtatatatatattaaaaaacactTGATATACATTACAATCACAATGGTGGACTTATCCCAGCAGGGGatctcttccagccaaccgAATATCTGATAggacaaaaaattaaagggATGCATATCTGTACTATTT
Encoded proteins:
- the LOC128674427 gene encoding secretory phospholipase A2 receptor-like; amino-acid sequence: MLIKIFALCLGISLSACRQVPFYRKDYTYIAEFDAFYKLHYDITGLAWDTAFFACEKEGSQLFYPKAPEEWKIVNKLIESKGLTNENVTDIFVGIRNEGIDEFITIDGVSTPTPLFNEDNLKGSNLCTAMDIANGSLNVDLCSDELPKPYVCKKVEDISCPTIDKGYNYVKETKKCYKVNRMSQSWHEALNTCVMEGGLLANIESQMEALLLSNLIDSDSVNHVGYRKIPPSDEFYNLKGRNIKDAYHKYYNSNSKVENSFCGTIWKYGDTLYLNNVLCNEVRPFICEMDVV